Proteins found in one Zea mays cultivar B73 chromosome 1, Zm-B73-REFERENCE-NAM-5.0, whole genome shotgun sequence genomic segment:
- the LOC100126935 gene encoding 2,4-dichlorophenol 6-monooxygenase isoform X4, translating into MQDQGGWGRHWACPETTFVGRRRHEDGFISRSCLLRRRRPLPPLLVAAYSTTDAEGHTPPIESITSMPSITRGGRGGLFSTHRGALLWLRRCQSPLLSTLAGGGGRSDAPHLPVLIVGAGPVGLVLSFLLTKFGIKCAVIEKNVEFTRHPRAHFINNRTMEIFRKLDGLARDIERSQPPVDLWRKFVYCTSLSGSVLGSVDHMKQEDFDKVISPVSVAHFSQYKLVDLLLKKLEGIGFQTCFPSEIGNSTQDLVLESKILMGHKCTSLDQTDEGILVGASVNNGGMIIERKLHCGLLIGTDGARSTVRELAGISMEGERDLQKLVSVHFLSRDLGRYLSSQRPGMLFFIFNPGAIGVLVAHDLENGEFVLQVPFYPPQQMFEDFSAKVCEQIIFKLVGWEPADVHVLDIKPWAMHAEVAEKYICCNNRVILSGDAAHRFPPAGGFGMNTGVQDVHNLAWKLGLLLNGVASPSILQTYESERRPVRIFSHAFCSSNVAIFNTELSVENFKAAMSIPTTLGLDPTVANSVHQVINRSLGSIIPRNVQKAVLEGLFSLGRAQVSDYILNEKNPIGSLRLARLRSILDEGKSLQLQFPAEDLGFHYAEGALVVEASCEKTHEGEKLQHSKRASREYIPSAKVGSRLPHMLVREVPASSEGAFSTLDLVSGDKLEFVLIIAPVKESYEIARATLKIADELTLSARVCVMWPRGSTDAEVEESRSELTPWTNYIDVEEVPRVSGGSWWEMCRISRKSVLLVRPDEHIAWLTELDRVRDAESEIRRVFSHVLCLNSHRV; encoded by the exons ATGCAGGACCAGGGAGGGTGGGGGCGACATTGGGCATGCCCGGAGACAACTTTCGTAGGGAGGCGGCGACACGAGGATG GGTTCATCAGCAGAAGCTGCttgctccgccgccgccgccctcttcCTCCTCTACTG GTTGCAGCCTATTCCACCACCGACGCTGAAGGCCATACGCCCCCAATCGAATCGATCACATCTATGCCGTcgatcaccagaggtgggcgtggGGGGCTCTTCTCCACGCACCGGGGCGCGCTCTTGTGGCTCCGCCGTTGCCAAAGCCCACTCTTGTCGACACTAGCCGGCGGCGGAGGCCGGAGCGACGCGCCACATCTGCCCGTACTCATCGTCGGAGCTGGCCCTGTTGGGCTCGTCCTCTCATTCCTCCTCACCAAATTCG GGATCAAATGTGCGGTGATAGAGAAGAATGTGGAGTTCACTAGGCACCCACGAGCGCACTTCATCAACAACCGCACAATGGAG ATCTTCCGCAAGTTGGATGGCTTGGCCAGGGACATTGAGAGGTCCCAGCCACCAGTAGATTTGTGGAGGAAGTTCGTATACTGTACTTCACTCTCCGGTTCTGTCCTTGGATCGGTTGATCACATGAAACAGGAAG ATTTTGACAAGGTCATTAGTCCTGTATCCGTTGCACATTTCTCACAGTACAAGTTAGTTGATTTGCTACTCAAGAAGCTTGAAGGTATTGGTTTCCAGACATGCTTTCCCAGTGAGATTGGTAACTCAACACAAGATTTGGTACTGGAAAGCAAGATATTGATGGGACACAAGTGCACATCCCTTGATCAGACTGATGAGGGCATTCTGGTTGGAGCATCAGTTAACAATGGAGGGATGATAATAGAGAGAAAGCTACACTGTGGTCTTCTTATAGGGACAGATGGCGCAAGAAGTACAGTGCGTGAATTGGCAGGTATATCTATGGAAGGTGAAAGGGATTTGCAGAAACTGGTCAGTGTGCATTTTCTTAGCAGAGATCTAGGCAGGTATTTGTCCAGTCAGAGGCCAGGGATGCTGTTCTTCATTTTTAATCCAGGTGCAATTGGTGTACTAGTTGCACATGACCTAGAGAATGGGGAATTTGTATTGCAG GTTCCATTTTATCCTCCTCAGCAGATGTTTGAAGATTTTAGTGCTAAG GTATGCGAGCAAATTATTTTCAAATTAGTCGGATGGGAGCCAGCAGATGTTCATGTTTTAGACATAAAACCATGGGCAATGCATGCTGAAGTTGCAGAGAAGTACATCTGCTGCAATAATCGAGTAATCCTCTCTGGTGATGCCGCACACCGGTTTCCTCCTGCTGGTGGTTTTG GAATGAACACCGGTGTCCAGGATGTACATAATTTGGCTTGGAAATTGGGCTTACTGCTGAATGGTGTCGCCTCACCATCAATATTACAAACTTATGAGTCAGAGCGCCGGCCTGTTAGAATCTTCTCACACGCTTTCTGTTCATCCAAT GTTGCAATTTTCAATACCGAACTTAGCGTGGAGAATTTCAAGGCAGCTATGTCTATTCCTACAACCCTTGGCCTTGATCCAACTGTTGCAAACTCAG TGCATCAAGTTATAAATAGAAGCCTCGGATCAATCATTCCAAGAAATGTGCAGAAGGCAGTTCTAGAAGGATTGTTTTCTCTTGGTAGGGCACAAGTCTCAGACTATATCCTGAATGAGAAAAATCCCATTGGGTCGTTGAGACTAGCAAGATTGAGAAGTATTCTCGATGAAGGCAAAAGTCTTCAGCTGCAGTTCCCTGCAGAGGATCTTGGCTTCCA CTATGCAGAAGGTGCTCTAGTTGTTGAAGCTAGTTGTGAGAAGACTCATGAAGGAGAAAAACTACAGCATTCTAAGAGGGCATCAAGAGAGTACATCCCATCTGCTAAGGTTGGTTCGCGGCTTCCCCACATGCTAGTAAGAGAAGTGCCTGCTTCGAGTGAG GGCGCGTTCTCAACACTGGACCTAGTGAGTGGGGATAAACTCGAGTTTGTTCTCATCATTGCACCAGTGAAAGAGTCATATGAGATTGCCCGTGCCACCCTCAAGATAGCAGATGAGCTTACGCTATCAGCCAGAGTATGTGTAATGTGGCCACGAGGTTCGACTGATGCTGAAGTGGAAGAGAGCAGATCCGAGTTGACACCCTGGACAAACTACATCGATGTCGAGGAAGTGCCTAGGGTGTCGGGTGGTTCATGGTGGGAGATGTGTCGTATTAGTAGGAAGAGTGTCCTTTTGGTTAGGCCTGATGAGCACATAGCATGGCTAACAGAACTGGACAGGGTGAGGGATGCTGAGTCAGAAATTAGGAGGGTCTTCTCTCATGTTCTGTGCCTAAATAGCCACCGGGTGTAA
- the LOC100126935 gene encoding 2,4-dichlorophenol 6-monooxygenase isoform X5, whose protein sequence is MPSITRGGRGGLFSTHRGALLWLRRCQSPLLSTLAGGGGRSDAPHLPVLIVGAGPVGLVLSFLLTKFGIKCAVIEKNVEFTRHPRAHFINNRTMEIFRKLDGLARDIERSQPPVDLWRKFVYCTSLSGSVLGSVDHMKQEDFDKVISPVSVAHFSQYKLVDLLLKKLEGIGFQTCFPSEIGNSTQDLVLESKILMGHKCTSLDQTDEGILVGASVNNGGMIIERKLHCGLLIGTDGARSTVRELAGISMEGERDLQKLVSVHFLSRDLGRYLSSQRPGMLFFIFNPGAIGVLVAHDLENGEFVLQVPFYPPQQMFEDFSAKVCEQIIFKLVGWEPADVHVLDIKPWAMHAEVAEKYICCNNRVILSGDAAHRFPPAGGFGMNTGVQDVHNLAWKLGLLLNGVASPSILQTYESERRPVRIFSHAFCSSNVAIFNTELSVENFKAAMSIPTTLGLDPTVANSVHQVINRSLGSIIPRNVQKAVLEGLFSLGRAQVSDYILNEKNPIGSLRLARLRSILDEGKSLQLQFPAEDLGFHYAEGALVVEASCEKTHEGEKLQHSKRASREYIPSAKVGSRLPHMLVREVPASSEGAFSTLDLVSGDKLEFVLIIAPVKESYEIARATLKIADELTLSARVCVMWPRGSTDAEVEESRSELTPWTNYIDVEEVPRVSGGSWWEMCRISRKSVLLVRPDEHIAWLTELDRVRDAESEIRRVFSHVLCLNSHRV, encoded by the exons ATGCCGTcgatcaccagaggtgggcgtggGGGGCTCTTCTCCACGCACCGGGGCGCGCTCTTGTGGCTCCGCCGTTGCCAAAGCCCACTCTTGTCGACACTAGCCGGCGGCGGAGGCCGGAGCGACGCGCCACATCTGCCCGTACTCATCGTCGGAGCTGGCCCTGTTGGGCTCGTCCTCTCATTCCTCCTCACCAAATTCG GGATCAAATGTGCGGTGATAGAGAAGAATGTGGAGTTCACTAGGCACCCACGAGCGCACTTCATCAACAACCGCACAATGGAG ATCTTCCGCAAGTTGGATGGCTTGGCCAGGGACATTGAGAGGTCCCAGCCACCAGTAGATTTGTGGAGGAAGTTCGTATACTGTACTTCACTCTCCGGTTCTGTCCTTGGATCGGTTGATCACATGAAACAGGAAG ATTTTGACAAGGTCATTAGTCCTGTATCCGTTGCACATTTCTCACAGTACAAGTTAGTTGATTTGCTACTCAAGAAGCTTGAAGGTATTGGTTTCCAGACATGCTTTCCCAGTGAGATTGGTAACTCAACACAAGATTTGGTACTGGAAAGCAAGATATTGATGGGACACAAGTGCACATCCCTTGATCAGACTGATGAGGGCATTCTGGTTGGAGCATCAGTTAACAATGGAGGGATGATAATAGAGAGAAAGCTACACTGTGGTCTTCTTATAGGGACAGATGGCGCAAGAAGTACAGTGCGTGAATTGGCAGGTATATCTATGGAAGGTGAAAGGGATTTGCAGAAACTGGTCAGTGTGCATTTTCTTAGCAGAGATCTAGGCAGGTATTTGTCCAGTCAGAGGCCAGGGATGCTGTTCTTCATTTTTAATCCAGGTGCAATTGGTGTACTAGTTGCACATGACCTAGAGAATGGGGAATTTGTATTGCAG GTTCCATTTTATCCTCCTCAGCAGATGTTTGAAGATTTTAGTGCTAAG GTATGCGAGCAAATTATTTTCAAATTAGTCGGATGGGAGCCAGCAGATGTTCATGTTTTAGACATAAAACCATGGGCAATGCATGCTGAAGTTGCAGAGAAGTACATCTGCTGCAATAATCGAGTAATCCTCTCTGGTGATGCCGCACACCGGTTTCCTCCTGCTGGTGGTTTTG GAATGAACACCGGTGTCCAGGATGTACATAATTTGGCTTGGAAATTGGGCTTACTGCTGAATGGTGTCGCCTCACCATCAATATTACAAACTTATGAGTCAGAGCGCCGGCCTGTTAGAATCTTCTCACACGCTTTCTGTTCATCCAAT GTTGCAATTTTCAATACCGAACTTAGCGTGGAGAATTTCAAGGCAGCTATGTCTATTCCTACAACCCTTGGCCTTGATCCAACTGTTGCAAACTCAG TGCATCAAGTTATAAATAGAAGCCTCGGATCAATCATTCCAAGAAATGTGCAGAAGGCAGTTCTAGAAGGATTGTTTTCTCTTGGTAGGGCACAAGTCTCAGACTATATCCTGAATGAGAAAAATCCCATTGGGTCGTTGAGACTAGCAAGATTGAGAAGTATTCTCGATGAAGGCAAAAGTCTTCAGCTGCAGTTCCCTGCAGAGGATCTTGGCTTCCA CTATGCAGAAGGTGCTCTAGTTGTTGAAGCTAGTTGTGAGAAGACTCATGAAGGAGAAAAACTACAGCATTCTAAGAGGGCATCAAGAGAGTACATCCCATCTGCTAAGGTTGGTTCGCGGCTTCCCCACATGCTAGTAAGAGAAGTGCCTGCTTCGAGTGAG GGCGCGTTCTCAACACTGGACCTAGTGAGTGGGGATAAACTCGAGTTTGTTCTCATCATTGCACCAGTGAAAGAGTCATATGAGATTGCCCGTGCCACCCTCAAGATAGCAGATGAGCTTACGCTATCAGCCAGAGTATGTGTAATGTGGCCACGAGGTTCGACTGATGCTGAAGTGGAAGAGAGCAGATCCGAGTTGACACCCTGGACAAACTACATCGATGTCGAGGAAGTGCCTAGGGTGTCGGGTGGTTCATGGTGGGAGATGTGTCGTATTAGTAGGAAGAGTGTCCTTTTGGTTAGGCCTGATGAGCACATAGCATGGCTAACAGAACTGGACAGGGTGAGGGATGCTGAGTCAGAAATTAGGAGGGTCTTCTCTCATGTTCTGTGCCTAAATAGCCACCGGGTGTAA
- the LOC100126935 gene encoding 2,4-dichlorophenol 6-monooxygenase isoform X3, whose amino-acid sequence MEGKPWLSGCPRMLLVRACVATLAPIPFLPCGGGGKTEASPSFPSFVLFFLLFRLSVWRRKKQEMRSSLLPESPVHQQKLLAPPPPPSSSSTGTLAHLHQVAAYSTTDAEGHTPPIESITSMPSITRGGRGGLFSTHRGALLWLRRCQSPLLSTLAGGGGRSDAPHLPVLIVGAGPVGLVLSFLLTKFGIKCAVIEKNVEFTRHPRAHFINNRTMEIFRKLDGLARDIERSQPPVDLWRKFVYCTSLSGSVLGSVDHMKQEDFDKVISPVSVAHFSQYKLVDLLLKKLEGIGFQTCFPSEIGNSTQDLVLESKILMGHKCTSLDQTDEGILVGASVNNGGMIIERKLHCGLLIGTDGARSTVRELAGISMEGERDLQKLVSVHFLSRDLGRYLSSQRPGMLFFIFNPGAIGVLVAHDLENGEFVLQVPFYPPQQMFEDFSAKVCEQIIFKLVGWEPADVHVLDIKPWAMHAEVAEKYICCNNRVILSGDAAHRFPPAGGFGMNTGVQDVHNLAWKLGLLLNGVASPSILQTYESERRPVRIFSHAFCSSNVAIFNTELSVENFKAAMSIPTTLGLDPTVANSVHQVINRSLGSIIPRNVQKAVLEGLFSLGRAQVSDYILNEKNPIGSLRLARLRSILDEGKSLQLQFPAEDLGFHYAEGALVVEASCEKTHEGEKLQHSKRASREYIPSAKVGSRLPHMLVREVPASSEGAFSTLDLVSGDKLEFVLIIAPVKESYEIARATLKIADELTLSARVCVMWPRGSTDAEVEESRSELTPWTNYIDVEEVPRVSGGSWWEMCRISRKSVLLVRPDEHIAWLTELDRVRDAESEIRRVFSHVLCLNSHRV is encoded by the exons ATGGAGGGAAAGCCTTGGCTCTCGGGATGCCCGCGGATGCTACTTGTGCGTGCATGCGTTGCAACTCTGGCACCGATTCCGTTCCTTCCTTGCGGCGGCGGCGGAAAAACAGAAGCTTCTCCATCCTTCCCTTCGTTCGTGCTCTTCTTCTTGTTATTCCGTTTATCGGTCTGGCGCAGAAAGAAACAAGAGATGAGATCTAGTCTGCTACCGGAGTCCCC GGTTCATCAGCAGAAGCTGCttgctccgccgccgccgccctcttcCTCCTCTACTGGTACGCTCGCTCACTTGCATCAG GTTGCAGCCTATTCCACCACCGACGCTGAAGGCCATACGCCCCCAATCGAATCGATCACATCTATGCCGTcgatcaccagaggtgggcgtggGGGGCTCTTCTCCACGCACCGGGGCGCGCTCTTGTGGCTCCGCCGTTGCCAAAGCCCACTCTTGTCGACACTAGCCGGCGGCGGAGGCCGGAGCGACGCGCCACATCTGCCCGTACTCATCGTCGGAGCTGGCCCTGTTGGGCTCGTCCTCTCATTCCTCCTCACCAAATTCG GGATCAAATGTGCGGTGATAGAGAAGAATGTGGAGTTCACTAGGCACCCACGAGCGCACTTCATCAACAACCGCACAATGGAG ATCTTCCGCAAGTTGGATGGCTTGGCCAGGGACATTGAGAGGTCCCAGCCACCAGTAGATTTGTGGAGGAAGTTCGTATACTGTACTTCACTCTCCGGTTCTGTCCTTGGATCGGTTGATCACATGAAACAGGAAG ATTTTGACAAGGTCATTAGTCCTGTATCCGTTGCACATTTCTCACAGTACAAGTTAGTTGATTTGCTACTCAAGAAGCTTGAAGGTATTGGTTTCCAGACATGCTTTCCCAGTGAGATTGGTAACTCAACACAAGATTTGGTACTGGAAAGCAAGATATTGATGGGACACAAGTGCACATCCCTTGATCAGACTGATGAGGGCATTCTGGTTGGAGCATCAGTTAACAATGGAGGGATGATAATAGAGAGAAAGCTACACTGTGGTCTTCTTATAGGGACAGATGGCGCAAGAAGTACAGTGCGTGAATTGGCAGGTATATCTATGGAAGGTGAAAGGGATTTGCAGAAACTGGTCAGTGTGCATTTTCTTAGCAGAGATCTAGGCAGGTATTTGTCCAGTCAGAGGCCAGGGATGCTGTTCTTCATTTTTAATCCAGGTGCAATTGGTGTACTAGTTGCACATGACCTAGAGAATGGGGAATTTGTATTGCAG GTTCCATTTTATCCTCCTCAGCAGATGTTTGAAGATTTTAGTGCTAAG GTATGCGAGCAAATTATTTTCAAATTAGTCGGATGGGAGCCAGCAGATGTTCATGTTTTAGACATAAAACCATGGGCAATGCATGCTGAAGTTGCAGAGAAGTACATCTGCTGCAATAATCGAGTAATCCTCTCTGGTGATGCCGCACACCGGTTTCCTCCTGCTGGTGGTTTTG GAATGAACACCGGTGTCCAGGATGTACATAATTTGGCTTGGAAATTGGGCTTACTGCTGAATGGTGTCGCCTCACCATCAATATTACAAACTTATGAGTCAGAGCGCCGGCCTGTTAGAATCTTCTCACACGCTTTCTGTTCATCCAAT GTTGCAATTTTCAATACCGAACTTAGCGTGGAGAATTTCAAGGCAGCTATGTCTATTCCTACAACCCTTGGCCTTGATCCAACTGTTGCAAACTCAG TGCATCAAGTTATAAATAGAAGCCTCGGATCAATCATTCCAAGAAATGTGCAGAAGGCAGTTCTAGAAGGATTGTTTTCTCTTGGTAGGGCACAAGTCTCAGACTATATCCTGAATGAGAAAAATCCCATTGGGTCGTTGAGACTAGCAAGATTGAGAAGTATTCTCGATGAAGGCAAAAGTCTTCAGCTGCAGTTCCCTGCAGAGGATCTTGGCTTCCA CTATGCAGAAGGTGCTCTAGTTGTTGAAGCTAGTTGTGAGAAGACTCATGAAGGAGAAAAACTACAGCATTCTAAGAGGGCATCAAGAGAGTACATCCCATCTGCTAAGGTTGGTTCGCGGCTTCCCCACATGCTAGTAAGAGAAGTGCCTGCTTCGAGTGAG GGCGCGTTCTCAACACTGGACCTAGTGAGTGGGGATAAACTCGAGTTTGTTCTCATCATTGCACCAGTGAAAGAGTCATATGAGATTGCCCGTGCCACCCTCAAGATAGCAGATGAGCTTACGCTATCAGCCAGAGTATGTGTAATGTGGCCACGAGGTTCGACTGATGCTGAAGTGGAAGAGAGCAGATCCGAGTTGACACCCTGGACAAACTACATCGATGTCGAGGAAGTGCCTAGGGTGTCGGGTGGTTCATGGTGGGAGATGTGTCGTATTAGTAGGAAGAGTGTCCTTTTGGTTAGGCCTGATGAGCACATAGCATGGCTAACAGAACTGGACAGGGTGAGGGATGCTGAGTCAGAAATTAGGAGGGTCTTCTCTCATGTTCTGTGCCTAAATAGCCACCGGGTGTAA
- the LOC100126935 gene encoding 2,4-dichlorophenol 6-monooxygenase isoform X1 → MPGDNFRREAATRGWLVEIIFIVICRLRCCAAGCPLTSRARFPSPPSLRIAAHHQHHSPDAAAAAAAAAPHPSPFPRAAAASVRASSSPQPRCRRVHQQKLLAPPPPPSSSSTGTLAHLHQVAAYSTTDAEGHTPPIESITSMPSITRGGRGGLFSTHRGALLWLRRCQSPLLSTLAGGGGRSDAPHLPVLIVGAGPVGLVLSFLLTKFGIKCAVIEKNVEFTRHPRAHFINNRTMEIFRKLDGLARDIERSQPPVDLWRKFVYCTSLSGSVLGSVDHMKQEDFDKVISPVSVAHFSQYKLVDLLLKKLEGIGFQTCFPSEIGNSTQDLVLESKILMGHKCTSLDQTDEGILVGASVNNGGMIIERKLHCGLLIGTDGARSTVRELAGISMEGERDLQKLVSVHFLSRDLGRYLSSQRPGMLFFIFNPGAIGVLVAHDLENGEFVLQVPFYPPQQMFEDFSAKVCEQIIFKLVGWEPADVHVLDIKPWAMHAEVAEKYICCNNRVILSGDAAHRFPPAGGFGMNTGVQDVHNLAWKLGLLLNGVASPSILQTYESERRPVRIFSHAFCSSNVAIFNTELSVENFKAAMSIPTTLGLDPTVANSVHQVINRSLGSIIPRNVQKAVLEGLFSLGRAQVSDYILNEKNPIGSLRLARLRSILDEGKSLQLQFPAEDLGFHYAEGALVVEASCEKTHEGEKLQHSKRASREYIPSAKVGSRLPHMLVREVPASSEGAFSTLDLVSGDKLEFVLIIAPVKESYEIARATLKIADELTLSARVCVMWPRGSTDAEVEESRSELTPWTNYIDVEEVPRVSGGSWWEMCRISRKSVLLVRPDEHIAWLTELDRVRDAESEIRRVFSHVLCLNSHRV, encoded by the exons ATGCCCGGAGACAACTTTCGTAGGGAGGCGGCGACACGAGGATGGTTAGTAGAGATTATTTTTATAGTTATATGCCGCCTGCGCTGCTGCGCCGCCGGCTGCCCCCTCACCTCGCGTGCTCGATTCCCATCTCCCCCCTCCCTGCGCATAGCCGCACACCACCAACACCATTCAccagacgccgccgccgccgccgccgccgccgcccctcatcCCTCTCCCTTCCCGCGCGCGGCCGCCGCATCCGTCCGGGCCTCCTCGTCTCCCCAGCCCCGCTGCCGCCG GGTTCATCAGCAGAAGCTGCttgctccgccgccgccgccctcttcCTCCTCTACTGGTACGCTCGCTCACTTGCATCAG GTTGCAGCCTATTCCACCACCGACGCTGAAGGCCATACGCCCCCAATCGAATCGATCACATCTATGCCGTcgatcaccagaggtgggcgtggGGGGCTCTTCTCCACGCACCGGGGCGCGCTCTTGTGGCTCCGCCGTTGCCAAAGCCCACTCTTGTCGACACTAGCCGGCGGCGGAGGCCGGAGCGACGCGCCACATCTGCCCGTACTCATCGTCGGAGCTGGCCCTGTTGGGCTCGTCCTCTCATTCCTCCTCACCAAATTCG GGATCAAATGTGCGGTGATAGAGAAGAATGTGGAGTTCACTAGGCACCCACGAGCGCACTTCATCAACAACCGCACAATGGAG ATCTTCCGCAAGTTGGATGGCTTGGCCAGGGACATTGAGAGGTCCCAGCCACCAGTAGATTTGTGGAGGAAGTTCGTATACTGTACTTCACTCTCCGGTTCTGTCCTTGGATCGGTTGATCACATGAAACAGGAAG ATTTTGACAAGGTCATTAGTCCTGTATCCGTTGCACATTTCTCACAGTACAAGTTAGTTGATTTGCTACTCAAGAAGCTTGAAGGTATTGGTTTCCAGACATGCTTTCCCAGTGAGATTGGTAACTCAACACAAGATTTGGTACTGGAAAGCAAGATATTGATGGGACACAAGTGCACATCCCTTGATCAGACTGATGAGGGCATTCTGGTTGGAGCATCAGTTAACAATGGAGGGATGATAATAGAGAGAAAGCTACACTGTGGTCTTCTTATAGGGACAGATGGCGCAAGAAGTACAGTGCGTGAATTGGCAGGTATATCTATGGAAGGTGAAAGGGATTTGCAGAAACTGGTCAGTGTGCATTTTCTTAGCAGAGATCTAGGCAGGTATTTGTCCAGTCAGAGGCCAGGGATGCTGTTCTTCATTTTTAATCCAGGTGCAATTGGTGTACTAGTTGCACATGACCTAGAGAATGGGGAATTTGTATTGCAG GTTCCATTTTATCCTCCTCAGCAGATGTTTGAAGATTTTAGTGCTAAG GTATGCGAGCAAATTATTTTCAAATTAGTCGGATGGGAGCCAGCAGATGTTCATGTTTTAGACATAAAACCATGGGCAATGCATGCTGAAGTTGCAGAGAAGTACATCTGCTGCAATAATCGAGTAATCCTCTCTGGTGATGCCGCACACCGGTTTCCTCCTGCTGGTGGTTTTG GAATGAACACCGGTGTCCAGGATGTACATAATTTGGCTTGGAAATTGGGCTTACTGCTGAATGGTGTCGCCTCACCATCAATATTACAAACTTATGAGTCAGAGCGCCGGCCTGTTAGAATCTTCTCACACGCTTTCTGTTCATCCAAT GTTGCAATTTTCAATACCGAACTTAGCGTGGAGAATTTCAAGGCAGCTATGTCTATTCCTACAACCCTTGGCCTTGATCCAACTGTTGCAAACTCAG TGCATCAAGTTATAAATAGAAGCCTCGGATCAATCATTCCAAGAAATGTGCAGAAGGCAGTTCTAGAAGGATTGTTTTCTCTTGGTAGGGCACAAGTCTCAGACTATATCCTGAATGAGAAAAATCCCATTGGGTCGTTGAGACTAGCAAGATTGAGAAGTATTCTCGATGAAGGCAAAAGTCTTCAGCTGCAGTTCCCTGCAGAGGATCTTGGCTTCCA CTATGCAGAAGGTGCTCTAGTTGTTGAAGCTAGTTGTGAGAAGACTCATGAAGGAGAAAAACTACAGCATTCTAAGAGGGCATCAAGAGAGTACATCCCATCTGCTAAGGTTGGTTCGCGGCTTCCCCACATGCTAGTAAGAGAAGTGCCTGCTTCGAGTGAG GGCGCGTTCTCAACACTGGACCTAGTGAGTGGGGATAAACTCGAGTTTGTTCTCATCATTGCACCAGTGAAAGAGTCATATGAGATTGCCCGTGCCACCCTCAAGATAGCAGATGAGCTTACGCTATCAGCCAGAGTATGTGTAATGTGGCCACGAGGTTCGACTGATGCTGAAGTGGAAGAGAGCAGATCCGAGTTGACACCCTGGACAAACTACATCGATGTCGAGGAAGTGCCTAGGGTGTCGGGTGGTTCATGGTGGGAGATGTGTCGTATTAGTAGGAAGAGTGTCCTTTTGGTTAGGCCTGATGAGCACATAGCATGGCTAACAGAACTGGACAGGGTGAGGGATGCTGAGTCAGAAATTAGGAGGGTCTTCTCTCATGTTCTGTGCCTAAATAGCCACCGGGTGTAA